One Glutamicibacter halophytocola DNA segment encodes these proteins:
- a CDS encoding rhodanese-like domain-containing protein yields the protein MSTPVMTMDAEALKCLVDSPNADLALIDVRTPGEFETVHIPGSCNVPLDDFTANPAEVLAKLPGKPLLICHSGSRAAKAQRALQDAGLEHGTVLSGGVTAYQAAGGTVARGIQRWAMDRQMRLTAGSLVVAGLIGAKVISPKAAWLSAAIGGGLVFSAVRDSCPMISVLGKMPWNKTGK from the coding sequence ATGAGTACCCCAGTGATGACCATGGACGCCGAAGCACTCAAGTGCCTAGTGGACTCCCCCAACGCCGATCTCGCGCTGATCGACGTGCGCACCCCAGGCGAATTCGAAACCGTCCACATCCCCGGCTCCTGCAACGTGCCGCTGGATGACTTCACCGCTAATCCCGCCGAGGTGCTGGCCAAGCTACCGGGCAAGCCGCTGCTGATCTGCCATAGCGGCAGCCGCGCAGCCAAGGCTCAGCGCGCGCTGCAGGATGCCGGCTTGGAGCACGGCACCGTGCTTAGCGGCGGAGTTACCGCCTACCAGGCTGCCGGAGGCACCGTGGCGCGAGGCATCCAGCGCTGGGCAATGGACCGCCAGATGCGCCTGACCGCAGGATCGCTCGTGGTGGCCGGGCTGATCGGCGCAAAAGTCATTTCCCCGAAGGCCGCTTGGCTTTCGGCGGCCATCGGCGGCGGGCTGGTGTTCTCGGCGGTGCGCGACTCCTGCCCGATGATCAGCGTGTTGGGCAAGATGCCCTGGAACAAGACGGGAAAGTAG
- the adhP gene encoding alcohol dehydrogenase AdhP translates to MSTMKAAIVEGFGEEFQVKDAAIPQPGPGQVLVKLIASGVCHTDLHAAEGDWPVKPKLPLIPGHEGVGTVEKLGEGVTEVAVGDLIGNAWLASACGHCQYCRTGWETLCEAQTNGGYSVDGSFGQYMLVDARYAARIPEGSDPHEIAPVLCAGVTVYKGLKMTEVRPGQWVAISGIGGLGHIAVQYAVAMGMRVIAIDVADDKLALAAKHGAEITVNAFAQDPAEVIQEKIGGTHGVLVTAVHPKAFGQAIGMTRRGGTIVFNGLPAGDFPAPIFDIVLKGLTIRGSIVGTRQDMIEALDFYAAGKIKPTFHTRPLDDINAVFDEMRHAKIDGRVVIDYTGEK, encoded by the coding sequence ATGAGCACGATGAAAGCTGCAATAGTTGAAGGTTTCGGCGAAGAGTTTCAGGTAAAGGACGCTGCGATTCCGCAACCGGGCCCCGGTCAAGTGCTGGTCAAGCTGATTGCCTCCGGCGTTTGCCATACGGATCTTCACGCTGCCGAAGGTGACTGGCCAGTCAAGCCCAAGCTGCCATTGATCCCGGGGCATGAAGGCGTGGGAACTGTTGAGAAGCTTGGCGAAGGAGTCACCGAAGTCGCGGTGGGCGACTTGATTGGCAATGCCTGGCTCGCCAGTGCTTGCGGTCATTGCCAATACTGCCGAACCGGTTGGGAGACACTGTGCGAGGCCCAAACCAACGGCGGGTATTCGGTGGACGGATCGTTCGGCCAGTACATGCTGGTCGATGCGCGTTATGCGGCGCGCATCCCTGAAGGCTCAGACCCCCACGAAATTGCTCCGGTGCTGTGCGCGGGGGTGACGGTGTACAAGGGGCTGAAGATGACCGAAGTCAGGCCCGGCCAGTGGGTCGCCATCTCGGGCATTGGAGGGCTGGGGCATATTGCGGTGCAGTACGCAGTAGCCATGGGAATGCGCGTCATCGCCATTGACGTGGCTGACGACAAGTTGGCATTGGCTGCTAAACACGGTGCAGAAATTACAGTAAATGCCTTCGCCCAAGATCCTGCTGAAGTGATCCAGGAAAAGATTGGCGGAACACACGGCGTGCTCGTGACCGCTGTCCACCCCAAGGCGTTTGGGCAGGCGATCGGCATGACTCGCCGTGGCGGAACTATTGTGTTCAACGGGCTGCCAGCCGGTGACTTCCCGGCCCCGATCTTCGACATCGTGCTCAAGGGTCTGACTATCCGCGGTTCGATCGTCGGAACCCGACAGGACATGATCGAGGCGCTGGACTTCTACGCCGCGGGAAAGATCAAACCGACATTCCACACACGGCCCCTGGACGACATTAATGCAGTCTTCGATGAGATGCGCCATGCCAAGATCGATGGCCGCGTGGTGATCGACTACACCGGAGAAAAATAG
- a CDS encoding sulfite exporter TauE/SafE family protein → MATSVLIMTLAATVLVGLSLGLFGGGGSILMVPLLSYMAKMPAHESIATSLLVVGATSAATLVPHAFKKNVRFGPGVALAAASMIGAYAGGMLAKGIPAAVLMAGFAGIMIASALGMIRGRKQPARTLPGLLVLPIGLGIGLLTGLLGAGGGFLIVPALVLLAGLPMGQAVGTSLLVIALNSVAGVAGQAASAAVNVPLSAGLVAAAILGSLAGARLAHSINEKALRRSFGWFVLAMGVFVLTQELPAPAGIAVLAVAGAASLLGTACLVMPNCRLALRAARS, encoded by the coding sequence GTGGCAACCTCCGTGCTGATCATGACCTTGGCCGCTACCGTCCTGGTGGGGCTGAGCCTGGGGCTGTTTGGAGGCGGAGGGTCGATTCTGATGGTTCCGCTGCTCAGCTACATGGCCAAAATGCCGGCCCACGAATCGATCGCCACTTCCTTGCTGGTAGTGGGCGCGACCTCGGCGGCCACCCTGGTTCCCCATGCATTCAAGAAGAATGTGCGCTTTGGCCCCGGCGTGGCCCTGGCTGCAGCGAGCATGATCGGAGCATATGCCGGCGGGATGCTGGCCAAGGGCATCCCTGCCGCCGTGCTGATGGCCGGGTTCGCGGGGATCATGATAGCCAGCGCCCTGGGCATGATCCGCGGCCGCAAGCAGCCAGCGCGCACGCTGCCTGGCTTGCTGGTCCTCCCGATCGGCCTGGGCATTGGGCTGCTTACCGGTCTGCTCGGCGCCGGTGGCGGGTTCCTGATCGTTCCAGCACTGGTGCTGCTGGCGGGATTGCCCATGGGGCAGGCAGTCGGGACCTCGCTGCTGGTCATCGCCTTGAATTCGGTTGCCGGCGTGGCCGGGCAGGCAGCCTCGGCAGCAGTGAACGTGCCACTGTCCGCTGGGCTGGTGGCTGCCGCGATCCTCGGTTCGCTGGCCGGCGCACGCCTGGCGCACAGCATCAACGAGAAAGCGCTGCGCCGAAGCTTCGGATGGTTCGTGCTGGCGATGGGCGTCTTCGTGCTGACCCAGGAACTGCCAGCGCCTGCTGGCATCGCCGTCCTCGCTGTCGCAGGCGCGGCCAGCCTGCTCGGTACAGCCTGCCTCGTGATGCCCAACTGCCGGCTAGCCCTGAGAGCAGCTAGATCATGA
- a CDS encoding MBL fold metallo-hydrolase — protein MLLERLYDEDLAQASYFIGCQAKGEALVVDARRDISDYLALAAKHGMRITAAAETHIHADYLSGTRELAAATGATAYVSGEGGKDWQYGFEAERLMDGDAINLGNLKIIARHTPGHTPEHLSYLLTDGAFSSSPGYLLSGDFIFAGDLGRPDLLDEAAGGVDTRFAGARDLYASLKKTLAELPDYIQVHPGHGSGSACGKALGAVPSTTLGYEREFSWWAGYLANNDEQGFIDELLNGQPDAHAYFARMKSENREGPAVLGPLPHLEKVCAQEILAQVQDGAAVFVDTRSHIEIAAGTVPGALSIPGLGKTASFGAWAYDPENDQRSMIVLAQSAEHAERIRAHLMRVGIDAVTGYATSLEGLPLAVPKSISPAQLEEFAYELLLDVRNKSEYAAGHIPGARHLSGGKVLWHQQELPAGGKIVTYCQSGMRNAVAASALRDAGFDVVELEGSYLGWKNSSN, from the coding sequence ATGCTTCTCGAACGCCTTTACGACGAGGACTTGGCGCAGGCCAGCTACTTCATCGGCTGCCAGGCCAAGGGCGAAGCCCTGGTCGTCGATGCACGCCGCGACATCTCCGACTACTTGGCATTGGCTGCCAAGCACGGCATGCGCATCACCGCTGCGGCCGAAACCCACATCCACGCCGATTACCTCTCCGGCACCCGCGAACTGGCAGCTGCCACCGGCGCAACGGCCTACGTCTCGGGCGAAGGCGGCAAGGATTGGCAGTACGGCTTCGAGGCAGAGCGGCTCATGGACGGTGACGCCATCAACCTGGGCAACCTGAAGATCATTGCCCGGCACACCCCGGGCCACACCCCCGAGCACCTGTCCTACCTGCTCACCGACGGCGCCTTCAGCAGCTCTCCTGGCTACCTGCTCTCCGGCGACTTCATCTTCGCTGGCGACCTGGGCCGCCCCGATCTGCTCGATGAGGCCGCCGGCGGCGTGGACACCCGCTTCGCAGGAGCCCGCGATCTCTACGCTTCGCTGAAGAAGACCCTGGCCGAACTGCCGGACTATATCCAAGTCCATCCGGGCCACGGTTCTGGCAGCGCCTGCGGCAAAGCCCTAGGCGCAGTGCCTTCCACTACCCTGGGCTACGAACGCGAGTTCTCCTGGTGGGCTGGCTACCTGGCCAATAACGACGAACAGGGCTTCATCGACGAGCTGCTCAATGGCCAGCCTGACGCGCATGCCTACTTCGCTCGAATGAAAAGCGAGAACCGCGAAGGCCCAGCAGTGCTTGGCCCGCTGCCGCACCTCGAAAAGGTCTGCGCCCAAGAAATCCTGGCGCAAGTCCAGGACGGCGCAGCAGTATTCGTCGACACCCGGTCGCACATCGAGATCGCCGCAGGCACGGTTCCAGGAGCATTATCCATTCCCGGCCTGGGCAAGACCGCCAGCTTCGGCGCCTGGGCCTACGACCCGGAGAACGACCAGCGCTCGATGATCGTGCTAGCCCAATCCGCGGAGCATGCCGAGCGGATCCGCGCACATCTGATGCGCGTGGGCATCGACGCGGTCACCGGCTATGCCACCAGCCTGGAAGGGCTGCCACTGGCCGTTCCGAAGTCCATCTCCCCGGCCCAGCTGGAGGAATTCGCCTATGAATTGCTGCTGGATGTGCGCAACAAGAGCGAGTACGCAGCCGGCCACATCCCGGGAGCGCGCCACCTCTCAGGCGGCAAGGTGCTGTGGCATCAGCAGGAGCTGCCTGCCGGCGGCAAAATCGTGACGTACTGCCAGAGCGGCATGCGCAACGCAGTAGCTGCCAGCGCACTGCGCGATGCCGGATTCGACGTGGTCGAGCTCGAAGGCAGCTACCTTGGCTGGAAAAACAGCTCCAACTAA
- a CDS encoding VOC family protein has translation MQGPKVYIHFPGTAREALGFYAGIFGGELALYTLEEFNRTDGDPQAIAHGELNGVVCLAGSDASGEDRPFRSEGMMLSLLGTAEPAVLHRWFDQLGASGEVIDPLSVKPWGASDGQVRDRYGLHWLIGYEGAEAAQK, from the coding sequence ATGCAAGGTCCCAAGGTCTATATCCATTTCCCGGGCACTGCCCGCGAAGCGCTGGGCTTCTACGCCGGCATTTTTGGCGGCGAGCTCGCGCTGTACACCCTTGAGGAGTTCAACCGCACCGATGGCGACCCGCAGGCCATCGCCCATGGCGAGCTCAATGGCGTGGTTTGCTTGGCTGGCTCCGATGCCTCCGGGGAGGATCGGCCATTTCGCTCCGAGGGAATGATGCTTTCGCTGCTGGGCACCGCGGAACCGGCGGTGCTGCACCGGTGGTTCGACCAGCTTGGCGCCTCGGGCGAAGTGATCGACCCGCTCTCGGTGAAGCCCTGGGGCGCGAGCGACGGGCAGGTGCGCGACCGCTATGGGCTGCACTGGCTGATCGGCTACGAAGGCGCCGAGGCGGCGCAGAAATAG
- a CDS encoding DUF779 domain-containing protein encodes MSTARETKATINGESFSRVAFTPEALELLRKLWGIHGPLMFHQSGGCCDGSSPMCYPAGEFRTGGSDILLGLLPLDDGQGQSLGEIEFWMSKEQFEYWKHTKLTVDVVAGRGSGFSVEAPEGKRFLIRSQIIEFPSS; translated from the coding sequence ATGAGTACCGCGAGAGAAACCAAGGCGACCATCAACGGGGAAAGCTTCTCCCGGGTGGCTTTCACCCCCGAGGCCTTGGAACTGCTGCGCAAGCTCTGGGGGATCCATGGCCCGCTGATGTTCCACCAATCCGGTGGCTGCTGCGACGGCTCCTCGCCCATGTGCTATCCGGCCGGAGAATTCCGCACCGGCGGCTCGGATATCCTGCTCGGCCTGCTTCCCTTGGATGATGGGCAGGGCCAATCACTGGGCGAGATCGAATTCTGGATGTCCAAGGAGCAGTTCGAGTATTGGAAGCACACCAAGCTGACCGTTGATGTGGTGGCCGGGCGCGGCTCCGGGTTCTCGGTAGAGGCCCCGGAAGGCAAGCGCTTCCTGATCCGCAGCCAGATCATAGAATTCCCCTCCAGCTAG
- a CDS encoding metal-sensitive transcriptional regulator gives MRTADEATRKRILNRLKRARGQLDAVINAVETDGSCREVVTQLAAVSTALDRAGFAIVSTAMQYCIADPQKASEEEDGLSVEELEKLFLSLS, from the coding sequence ATGCGCACCGCTGATGAAGCAACCCGCAAGCGAATCCTCAACCGGCTCAAGCGCGCCCGCGGCCAGCTCGATGCGGTGATCAACGCCGTGGAAACCGACGGATCCTGCAGGGAAGTGGTCACGCAGCTTGCTGCAGTGTCCACCGCGCTGGACCGCGCCGGATTCGCCATAGTGTCCACCGCGATGCAGTACTGCATCGCCGACCCGCAGAAGGCCTCCGAAGAAGAGGACGGCCTGAGCGTCGAAGAGCTCGAAAAGCTCTTCCTTTCCCTTTCATAG